Proteins encoded in a region of the Moritella marina ATCC 15381 genome:
- a CDS encoding YheT family hydrolase has protein sequence MTKFKPALGLSNNHLQSMLSSSGPRKYFEKRRANQLLCLAKQHIITTPQGVRLEGFLSKNNTTTPSKGLAVILHGWEGCADSLYVLSSGQKLLDAGYDVFRLNFRDHGETHHLNAELFNSSRLEEVAEAVKYICHQFGGKHNVLCGYSLGGNFCLRVANIAKSAGIELHQAIAICPVLHPPTTMAELSAGFPLYEQYFVAKWKRSLVKKLRYYPQLGYGNALKKLKTLDEMNFFFVDRYTNFSSRDAYFEAYSIIDAGLSQLAIPTTIITSEDDPMIPPGHLAKLHQSQWLNIDLQAKGGHCAFIKNWKFESWASERIAQLVE, from the coding sequence ATGACTAAATTTAAACCGGCACTAGGTCTGAGTAATAACCACCTGCAATCGATGTTGTCTAGCTCTGGTCCTAGAAAATATTTCGAGAAACGACGTGCGAACCAATTACTCTGTTTGGCAAAGCAGCATATTATCACTACGCCACAAGGGGTTAGATTAGAAGGTTTTCTTAGCAAAAATAACACTACAACGCCATCGAAAGGACTTGCTGTTATCTTGCATGGTTGGGAAGGCTGTGCTGATTCGTTGTATGTATTATCTAGTGGCCAAAAGCTGCTTGATGCGGGTTACGATGTGTTTCGGCTTAACTTTCGCGATCACGGCGAGACCCACCATTTAAACGCGGAACTATTTAACTCGTCACGCTTAGAAGAAGTCGCTGAAGCAGTTAAATACATTTGTCATCAATTTGGTGGTAAACATAATGTGTTATGCGGTTATTCACTCGGTGGTAATTTCTGTTTACGCGTAGCCAATATCGCCAAGTCTGCGGGGATTGAATTACATCAAGCGATTGCGATCTGCCCTGTGTTACATCCACCCACGACGATGGCCGAATTAAGTGCTGGTTTTCCATTGTATGAACAGTATTTTGTCGCTAAGTGGAAACGTTCGTTAGTCAAAAAATTACGCTATTATCCACAGTTAGGTTATGGCAACGCATTGAAAAAATTAAAAACACTCGATGAAATGAACTTTTTTTTTGTTGACCGTTATACTAATTTTAGCAGTCGTGATGCATACTTCGAGGCTTACTCGATTATTGATGCAGGGTTGAGCCAATTGGCAATACCTACCACGATCATTACGTCTGAAGACGATCCTATGATCCCACCTGGTCACCTAGCGAAGTTACATCAATCGCAATGGCTGAATATAGACCTGCAAGCGAAAGGCGGGCACTGTGCATTTATTAAAAACTGGAAGTTTGAAAGCTGGGCCAGTGAACGTATTGCCCAGCTTGTCGAATAA
- a CDS encoding YdcF family protein, whose amino-acid sequence MSLLLISLLIVILLLLRFFNFNRAKSVVLYSTVLLTLLISTGVIPKYLLDKLQQDYATKAPIQWQDNNAIILLGAGLEKVEDTVNNKHNVDSIEPPFHAFGRIHEAAKLYNECIGTAQECKIIVSGGDTHKLGTTEAAVYKKRLVQIGIDATDIITESNSLNTWQNAQFTSEILNKGNFDNSVLVSSGLHIKRSQLYFEHFGVRATPIRADYMSAQVSWLPLGYNFALTDFALHEWIGFWRYDIYNMLGANQKRVNAGDA is encoded by the coding sequence ATGAGCCTACTGCTTATCTCGTTACTGATCGTTATCTTATTATTACTGCGTTTCTTTAACTTTAATCGTGCTAAATCAGTCGTATTATACAGCACTGTATTACTCACCCTACTTATCAGCACCGGTGTTATTCCTAAATACTTACTAGATAAACTACAGCAAGACTATGCCACGAAAGCACCGATTCAATGGCAGGACAATAACGCTATTATTCTGCTCGGCGCAGGCTTAGAAAAAGTCGAAGATACTGTTAATAATAAACATAATGTTGACAGTATCGAACCACCTTTTCATGCGTTTGGACGCATCCATGAAGCGGCTAAACTTTACAACGAATGTATTGGCACTGCGCAAGAATGTAAGATCATTGTCAGTGGTGGTGACACCCACAAACTAGGCACAACAGAAGCTGCTGTGTATAAAAAACGTTTAGTGCAAATTGGCATTGACGCGACTGATATTATTACCGAATCAAACAGCCTTAACACCTGGCAGAACGCGCAATTTACCAGTGAAATACTCAACAAGGGTAACTTCGACAATAGTGTGTTAGTTTCATCAGGATTACACATCAAACGTAGTCAATTGTATTTTGAACACTTCGGCGTACGTGCAACACCTATCAGAGCCGATTATATGTCAGCACAAGTGTCATGGCTGCCATTGGGTTATAACTTTGCCCTGACTGATTTTGCCTTACACGAATGGATTGGTTTTTGGCGATATGATATCTATAACATGCTTGGTGCCAATCAAAAACGTGTTAACGCAGGCGACGCTTAA
- a CDS encoding ABC transporter substrate-binding protein, with amino-acid sequence MLKLIHKLFVGFSLLLITTFSQANDLDWPAVEQKAKGQTVYFYAWGGSPEINNYLRWADKRLNSEYGVRLKHVKVGDIAEAITRLAAEKTAKKNTNGSVDMVWVNGENFKSMKRYDLITDSFATQLPNWRYVDKTLPVDSDFSEPTLGLEAPWGVGQLVFIYDTENLDNPPTSFNELLAYAIEHPNKISYPKPPSFHGTSFLKAALLELASDNTPLYKPVDTQSFAAISAPLWNYLDKLNLVAWHQGKQFPGSASETIQLLDDGELDIAISFNPNEATTSQQSGKLSDTTVAYAMKAGALSNIHFLSIPWNAAAKEGALVAINFLLSPEAQSRKGDLAIWGDPTVLAPRHITGSAQKTKLFKSIPEPHPSWQAALEAEWQKRYGH; translated from the coding sequence ATGCTCAAACTCATACATAAGCTATTCGTTGGTTTTAGCTTATTGCTAATCACTACATTTAGCCAAGCGAACGACCTAGATTGGCCAGCTGTAGAGCAAAAAGCCAAAGGACAAACCGTTTATTTTTATGCTTGGGGTGGCAGTCCTGAAATCAATAACTACTTACGTTGGGCGGATAAACGGTTAAACAGTGAATACGGCGTGCGTCTCAAGCACGTTAAGGTCGGTGATATTGCCGAAGCCATCACCCGCTTAGCCGCAGAAAAAACCGCCAAAAAGAACACCAACGGCAGCGTTGATATGGTGTGGGTGAACGGTGAAAACTTCAAATCAATGAAGCGTTATGATCTGATCACTGATTCGTTTGCAACACAACTACCCAACTGGCGCTATGTTGATAAGACCTTACCGGTCGACAGTGATTTTTCAGAGCCCACTCTCGGATTAGAAGCACCTTGGGGTGTCGGCCAGCTCGTGTTTATTTATGACACTGAAAACTTAGATAACCCACCAACAAGCTTTAACGAATTGCTTGCTTACGCAATTGAGCACCCAAATAAAATTAGTTACCCAAAACCACCCTCATTTCACGGCACCAGCTTTTTGAAAGCAGCCTTGTTAGAGTTGGCCAGTGATAATACACCATTATACAAACCCGTAGATACTCAGTCTTTCGCGGCAATATCAGCACCGTTATGGAATTATCTCGACAAGTTAAATCTCGTCGCTTGGCATCAAGGTAAGCAATTTCCAGGCAGCGCATCTGAAACAATTCAGCTTCTCGATGATGGCGAACTCGATATTGCCATTTCGTTTAATCCCAATGAAGCGACCACATCACAGCAAAGTGGCAAGCTCAGCGACACCACGGTGGCTTATGCAATGAAAGCCGGTGCACTATCGAACATTCATTTTCTCTCAATTCCATGGAACGCAGCAGCGAAAGAAGGCGCATTAGTGGCGATTAACTTCTTATTAAGCCCTGAGGCACAGTCTCGTAAAGGGGACCTAGCGATTTGGGGCGATCCGACGGTATTAGCGCCGCGGCACATCACAGGTTCAGCACAAAAAACCAAATTGTTTAAATCAATCCCAGAACCACACCCAAGTTGGCAAGCAGCACTTGAAGCTGAATGGCAAAAACGCTACGGACACTAG
- a CDS encoding cation:proton antiporter, which yields MDTTLLLFIATAFSFGMLVNLTGLPPMVGFLLAGFALNFYGFEATEGLQTFADLGVTLLLFSIGLKLDIRTLFKAEVWGGASIHIFASIAFYAVVLFILKQVGLTFFTNLDSFALVLVAFALSFSSTVFAVKILEEKSETNSLYGRIAIGILIMQDIFAVVFLTVSVGKIPSLFAVILLALPLIRPLLFKLLDRVGHGELLVLYGIFLALVLGAGLFESVGMKADLGALIAGMLLAGHASAKQMAKALFNMKEMLLICFFLSIGLGGLPTVDHLFVAAILAVVLFGKIALYFVTLARFKLRARTSLFAAFSLANYSEFGLIVAALATYKGWLSQDWLIITALAVSMSFVIASLLNKYADDIYNRFTNKLAHFQATDLHIDDRPVSLGDAEILVMGMGRIGTGAYDELKTQYGDKVLGLDYNNQKTLNHMELGRRVITGDALDTDFWNKLEMTDNIKLVLLAMPDHHGNHYAAEQLHRMERCSFQVAALAHFKSDEDELRALGVNPVYNMYQEAGTGFAHHVWTELSIATPHVTEKS from the coding sequence ATGGATACTACGCTTTTACTTTTTATTGCCACCGCGTTCAGTTTTGGCATGTTAGTTAATCTTACGGGATTACCACCTATGGTTGGTTTCCTATTAGCGGGTTTTGCGCTTAATTTTTATGGTTTTGAAGCAACTGAAGGATTACAAACATTTGCTGACCTTGGTGTGACTTTGCTGTTGTTTTCGATTGGCTTGAAGTTAGATATACGCACCTTGTTTAAAGCTGAAGTGTGGGGCGGTGCAAGTATACATATCTTTGCCAGTATCGCTTTTTACGCCGTGGTATTATTTATTCTCAAGCAGGTCGGTTTAACTTTCTTTACTAACCTCGATAGTTTTGCACTTGTGCTTGTTGCGTTTGCATTGAGTTTTTCAAGTACGGTATTTGCCGTTAAAATCCTCGAAGAAAAAAGTGAAACCAACTCACTTTATGGTCGTATCGCGATTGGTATCCTGATCATGCAAGATATCTTTGCTGTGGTATTCTTAACCGTATCAGTTGGTAAGATCCCGTCGTTATTTGCAGTGATCCTGTTAGCCCTACCATTAATTAGACCTTTATTATTTAAATTATTAGACCGAGTTGGCCATGGCGAATTATTGGTCTTGTACGGTATTTTCCTTGCGCTTGTGTTGGGCGCAGGTTTGTTCGAATCTGTTGGCATGAAAGCTGATCTTGGCGCCTTGATTGCAGGTATGTTATTAGCCGGACATGCGAGTGCAAAACAGATGGCGAAAGCGCTGTTTAATATGAAAGAAATGCTCTTGATTTGTTTCTTCTTGAGCATTGGTTTAGGTGGATTACCGACTGTAGACCACTTGTTTGTCGCAGCAATTTTAGCAGTCGTATTATTTGGTAAAATAGCCTTGTACTTCGTTACCTTAGCCAGATTCAAACTACGTGCACGTACATCACTGTTTGCGGCATTCTCACTGGCTAACTACAGTGAATTTGGCTTGATTGTAGCCGCTCTGGCGACGTATAAAGGTTGGTTATCACAGGATTGGTTGATCATTACTGCGCTAGCGGTATCGATGAGCTTTGTGATTGCGTCGTTACTGAATAAGTATGCTGATGATATCTATAACCGCTTTACTAACAAGCTCGCGCATTTTCAGGCGACAGATTTACACATCGACGATCGTCCTGTGTCACTGGGTGATGCGGAAATATTAGTTATGGGTATGGGTCGTATCGGTACAGGTGCCTATGATGAATTGAAAACGCAATACGGTGATAAGGTATTAGGGCTTGATTACAATAATCAAAAGACCTTGAATCATATGGAGCTAGGTCGCCGTGTTATCACGGGTGATGCACTGGATACGGATTTTTGGAATAAGCTGGAAATGACTGATAACATTAAATTAGTGTTATTAGCGATGCCCGATCACCATGGTAATCACTATGCGGCAGAGCAGTTGCACAGAATGGAACGTTGCAGCTTCCAAGTGGCAGCACTAGCGCACTTCAAGAGTGATGAGGATGAGCTGAGAGCGCTTGGTGTTAACCCTGTATATAACATGTACCAAGAAGCGGGTACTGGTTTTGCTCACCATGTTTGGACTGAGTTAAGTATTGCAACACCACATGTGACTGAGAAGTCATAA
- a CDS encoding metalloregulator ArsR/SmtB family transcription factor produces MEPTQLFKILSDETRLRILMLIDIEKELCVCELISAVTASQPSISRNLAQLRKSGLLIDRKYKQWVFYAINPALPTWQKTILDLSSQQNNSLINADIQRLNDMGKRPARTQQHCG; encoded by the coding sequence ATGGAACCAACACAACTTTTTAAAATTCTCTCTGACGAAACGCGACTCAGAATATTAATGTTAATTGATATTGAAAAAGAGCTCTGTGTATGTGAATTAATTTCAGCCGTAACAGCAAGCCAACCAAGTATTTCACGTAATTTAGCGCAACTACGCAAGTCAGGCTTACTCATTGATAGAAAATACAAACAATGGGTTTTTTATGCCATCAACCCTGCACTACCTACATGGCAAAAAACAATCTTAGATCTGAGTTCACAACAAAATAACAGCTTAATCAATGCTGATATACAGCGATTAAATGACATGGGCAAGCGCCCTGCACGTACACAACAACACTGCGGTTAG
- a CDS encoding serine hydrolase domain-containing protein — protein sequence MIIDFGLKNLVRANRYLRLGNTIHLPKSLATVTTINRHEEVEPLSVDMTRDGVDAIWQSVEEIYKTATHPAISLCFRRQGKIILSRSIGYANGHKPNEKADMDARLMQPETPLCYFSGSKAVTAFLIHLLNEDKLINLDDAVSTHLPEFGRHGKQDITIHQVLSHRSGMSAMPSSLGINALADNDEIWRQLCAKSLPSSEVGKLNYHAVSGGYILERIITQVSGMSIQAFLDLRVRKPMQMKYFHYGLDKTQGSELADNYATGIKAMYPISFFIKRVLGGSFEHVAEVSNTAIFQQAVIPSANLMGTAEEMGRFYQMLLNHGVWEGKQICQPITVQGLIQETGSLEFDRTLMAPMRYSAGMMLGASPIGLWGINSAQAFGHIGLINKLLWADPERDISVSLVNTGLPLVANHMPSLINFMTSINKHCSR from the coding sequence ATGATAATTGATTTTGGATTAAAAAATTTAGTACGCGCAAACAGGTATCTGCGCCTTGGTAATACCATCCACCTGCCAAAATCACTCGCCACCGTGACCACCATTAATCGACACGAAGAAGTAGAGCCTTTGTCTGTTGATATGACCCGTGATGGTGTCGATGCCATCTGGCAGTCTGTTGAAGAGATCTATAAAACCGCGACGCATCCCGCTATCTCATTGTGTTTTCGTCGCCAGGGTAAGATTATTTTAAGTCGCTCGATCGGTTATGCTAACGGCCATAAACCCAATGAAAAAGCAGATATGGATGCCCGATTAATGCAACCTGAAACGCCTCTTTGTTATTTCTCGGGATCAAAGGCGGTGACGGCATTTTTAATCCATTTGCTCAATGAAGATAAGCTCATCAATTTAGACGATGCTGTAAGTACTCATCTGCCTGAATTTGGTCGACACGGTAAACAAGACATCACAATCCATCAAGTTTTATCACATCGTAGCGGTATGTCAGCGATGCCAAGTTCACTGGGTATTAATGCGCTTGCAGATAACGACGAAATTTGGCGACAGCTGTGCGCCAAGTCACTACCGAGCTCTGAAGTGGGAAAACTTAATTATCACGCGGTCAGTGGCGGCTATATTTTAGAACGAATCATTACACAAGTCAGCGGTATGAGCATACAAGCATTTCTTGATTTAAGAGTCCGAAAACCAATGCAAATGAAATACTTTCACTACGGGCTAGATAAAACGCAAGGCAGCGAGTTAGCAGATAACTACGCCACAGGCATCAAGGCCATGTACCCTATTTCATTCTTTATTAAGCGCGTATTAGGTGGTTCATTTGAGCATGTGGCTGAAGTCAGTAATACCGCCATTTTTCAACAAGCGGTGATACCATCTGCAAACTTGATGGGGACAGCAGAAGAAATGGGCCGTTTCTATCAAATGCTATTAAATCATGGTGTCTGGGAAGGCAAACAGATCTGCCAGCCGATAACGGTGCAAGGTTTAATCCAAGAAACGGGATCATTAGAATTTGATCGTACGCTGATGGCACCAATGCGTTATAGCGCAGGCATGATGCTAGGCGCAAGTCCTATCGGTTTGTGGGGCATTAATAGTGCACAAGCATTTGGCCATATTGGTTTGATTAATAAACTGTTATGGGCAGACCCTGAGCGTGATATTTCGGTGTCGTTAGTTAATACCGGGCTACCGCTTGTGGCGAATCATATGCCATCCTTAATCAATTTTATGACCAGTATCAATAAGCATTGCTCGCGCTAA
- the arsB gene encoding ACR3 family arsenite efflux transporter, with amino-acid sequence MGIFERYLSVWVALSIAAGVILGAWQPQAFQVIAGLEIAHVNLVVAVFIWVMIYPMMVQIDFAAVKDVGKNPRGLMLTVFINWIIKPFTMAAFAWLFFKVFFADMVDPNSAQEYIAGMILLGVAPCTAMVFVWSQLTKGDANYTLVQVSVNDIIMVFAFAPIAAFLLEVSDINVPWETLLLSVVLYVVLPLIAGVLTRKRLNKSDDKEAIQHILAKLKPWSILGLLATVVLLFGFQANTLINDPTTIVLIAIPLALQTYMIFAITFFAAKKLKLPHNIAGPACLIGTSNFFELAVAVAISLFGLHSGAALATVVGVLVEVPIMLSLVAIINRSQGSFDSSVDSSSGNAFDNSPTVKNLND; translated from the coding sequence ATGGGTATATTTGAACGTTATTTATCAGTTTGGGTAGCACTTTCTATCGCTGCCGGCGTTATTTTAGGCGCTTGGCAGCCACAAGCATTTCAGGTTATTGCGGGTCTAGAAATCGCACACGTTAACTTGGTCGTCGCAGTATTTATTTGGGTAATGATTTATCCTATGATGGTGCAAATTGATTTTGCCGCCGTTAAAGACGTTGGTAAAAATCCAAGAGGGCTAATGCTAACTGTCTTTATTAACTGGATCATCAAGCCTTTTACTATGGCTGCATTTGCTTGGTTATTTTTCAAAGTCTTCTTTGCCGACATGGTTGATCCTAATTCCGCGCAAGAATACATAGCAGGTATGATTTTACTGGGCGTTGCACCTTGTACAGCAATGGTATTTGTTTGGTCACAACTGACGAAAGGCGATGCCAATTATACGTTAGTGCAAGTATCTGTGAACGATATCATTATGGTGTTTGCATTTGCGCCTATCGCGGCATTCTTACTGGAAGTCAGTGATATCAATGTACCTTGGGAAACCTTGTTACTCTCTGTTGTGCTCTATGTTGTTCTACCTTTAATTGCAGGGGTTCTGACGCGAAAAAGACTAAATAAATCAGATGACAAGGAAGCTATCCAACATATCTTAGCGAAGTTAAAGCCTTGGTCTATCTTAGGCTTACTGGCGACCGTGGTGCTATTGTTTGGCTTTCAGGCCAATACCTTGATTAACGATCCGACAACCATTGTACTGATTGCGATCCCACTGGCGCTACAAACGTACATGATCTTTGCGATTACATTTTTTGCTGCTAAGAAATTAAAATTGCCGCATAACATCGCTGGGCCAGCGTGCTTAATTGGTACATCAAACTTCTTTGAGCTTGCTGTCGCTGTGGCTATCTCATTATTTGGCTTACATTCTGGTGCGGCACTGGCTACAGTGGTTGGTGTACTGGTCGAAGTACCGATTATGCTATCACTGGTGGCAATCATTAATCGTAGCCAGGGTTCATTTGACAGCTCAGTCGATAGTTCATCCGGTAACGCATTCGACAATTCACCGACAGTTAAAAATCTGAATGACTAA
- the arsJ gene encoding organoarsenical effux MFS transporter ArsJ: MIKALAGMSPQIKQYLIITGNYWAFTLTDGALRMLVVLYFHQLGYSPINIAMLFVFYEVFGVITNLIGGWLGARLGLNKTMNIGLAMQIVALMMLTVPADMLTVVYVMIAQALSGIAKDLNKMSAKSAIKLLVPKSNNGSATNNNSSDSDNKLYHWVAVLTGSKNALKGVGFFLGGVLLTALGFKHAILLMAAMLLLVWIWSLTSLKAELGKAKNKPKFTEIFSKSRSINLLSAARLFLFGARDVWFVVALPVFLATTFNWDHWWVGGFMASWVIGYGMVQSIAPRFTGNVPEPQAAARWAGYLAVIPVLIAIALHYQFYVQFSIVFGLLVFGGLFAINSSLHSYLIVSLADSDGVSMDVGFYYMANAMGRLIGTLLSGWVFQVYGLEMCLWISAVFIAISAVIALKLED; encoded by the coding sequence ATGATAAAAGCGTTAGCGGGTATGTCCCCACAAATAAAACAGTATCTTATCATTACCGGTAATTACTGGGCGTTCACCTTAACTGACGGCGCATTGCGCATGTTGGTGGTGCTGTATTTCCACCAGCTGGGTTACAGCCCGATAAATATCGCCATGTTATTTGTGTTTTATGAAGTGTTCGGCGTCATCACTAATTTAATTGGTGGCTGGTTAGGGGCACGTTTAGGCCTGAATAAAACGATGAACATTGGTTTGGCGATGCAAATTGTCGCCTTAATGATGTTAACCGTACCCGCTGATATGCTGACTGTTGTTTATGTGATGATCGCACAAGCTTTATCTGGTATTGCCAAAGACTTAAATAAAATGAGCGCCAAAAGTGCCATTAAATTGTTAGTACCAAAAAGCAATAATGGCAGCGCTACTAATAACAATAGTAGTGACAGTGATAACAAACTTTATCACTGGGTAGCTGTCTTAACAGGCTCTAAAAATGCACTTAAAGGCGTCGGTTTTTTCTTAGGTGGCGTACTACTAACGGCGCTTGGTTTTAAACACGCTATTCTGCTCATGGCGGCGATGTTATTGCTTGTTTGGATCTGGAGCTTAACCAGTTTAAAAGCCGAATTAGGCAAAGCCAAAAACAAGCCTAAGTTTACCGAGATATTTTCTAAAAGCCGCTCAATAAACCTATTATCAGCAGCGCGGTTATTTTTATTCGGTGCTCGTGATGTGTGGTTTGTAGTTGCCCTTCCGGTATTCTTGGCAACGACCTTTAATTGGGATCATTGGTGGGTTGGCGGCTTTATGGCTAGTTGGGTTATCGGTTATGGTATGGTGCAATCAATCGCGCCACGCTTTACTGGCAACGTACCTGAGCCACAAGCTGCAGCACGCTGGGCTGGTTACTTAGCGGTGATACCGGTATTGATCGCCATTGCCCTACACTATCAATTCTACGTGCAATTTTCCATTGTCTTTGGTTTATTGGTTTTCGGCGGCTTGTTCGCGATTAATTCATCATTACACAGTTACTTAATCGTCAGCCTAGCTGACAGTGATGGTGTATCGATGGATGTTGGCTTTTACTACATGGCTAACGCGATGGGTCGCTTGATTGGCACGCTGTTATCAGGCTGGGTATTTCAAGTTTACGGGTTAGAAATGTGCTTGTGGATATCGGCAGTGTTTATCGCCATTTCAGCTGTGATAGCCTTGAAGTTAGAAGATTAA
- a CDS encoding ArsJ-associated glyceraldehyde-3-phosphate dehydrogenase has product MTIKIGINGFGRMGRLAMRAAFNWDDVEIVQINDPAGNAETLAHLLNFDSIHGRWQHQADFLGDRMIIADHFIPCTRNTAVADTDWSGCDVVLEASGKIKTSALLQAYLDQGVKRVVVTAPVKEEGVLNVVMGVNDNLYNKDLHPIVTAASCTTNCLAPVVKVLKEKLGIKHGSMTTIHNITNTQTILDAPHADLRRARACGTSLIPTTTGSATAITNIFPELTGKLNGHAIRVPLANASLTDCVFEVERETTAEEVNSYFKEAAKAELKDILGYEERPLVSIDYKTDPRSSIIDALSTMVVNGTQVKIYAWYDNEWGYANRAAELARMVGRSDK; this is encoded by the coding sequence ATGACTATTAAAATCGGTATTAACGGCTTTGGTCGTATGGGTCGCCTAGCAATGCGTGCAGCGTTTAACTGGGACGATGTAGAGATAGTACAAATCAATGATCCAGCAGGGAATGCCGAAACATTAGCGCACCTACTGAATTTTGATTCTATTCATGGCCGTTGGCAGCATCAAGCGGATTTTTTAGGGGATCGCATGATCATTGCCGATCACTTTATCCCGTGCACACGTAATACAGCGGTTGCTGATACCGATTGGTCAGGCTGTGATGTGGTACTGGAAGCATCTGGTAAAATTAAAACCTCAGCGCTATTACAAGCTTATCTAGACCAAGGTGTTAAACGCGTTGTTGTTACAGCGCCAGTAAAAGAGGAAGGCGTGTTAAACGTCGTCATGGGTGTTAACGACAATTTATATAACAAAGACCTGCACCCAATTGTGACAGCAGCATCATGCACAACTAACTGCCTTGCCCCTGTGGTTAAAGTGTTAAAAGAAAAGCTCGGTATTAAACACGGTTCAATGACGACTATTCACAACATCACTAATACCCAGACCATTCTTGATGCACCCCACGCTGACTTACGCCGAGCACGTGCTTGTGGCACATCATTAATACCAACAACAACCGGTTCTGCAACAGCGATAACCAATATTTTCCCTGAACTCACAGGTAAATTAAACGGTCATGCTATCCGCGTACCGCTAGCCAATGCTTCATTGACTGACTGTGTGTTTGAAGTGGAGCGTGAAACGACAGCAGAAGAAGTGAATAGTTACTTCAAAGAGGCTGCAAAAGCAGAATTAAAAGATATTCTCGGTTATGAAGAACGCCCGTTAGTATCAATTGATTATAAAACCGATCCTCGTTCAAGTATTATTGATGCACTCTCAACGATGGTGGTTAATGGCACGCAAGTGAAAATTTATGCCTGGTATGACAACGAATGGGGCTATGCAAACCGCGCAGCTGAACTTGCTCGCATGGTAGGTCGTTCAGACAAATGA